One Anthonomus grandis grandis chromosome 12, icAntGran1.3, whole genome shotgun sequence DNA window includes the following coding sequences:
- the LOC126742648 gene encoding protein arginine N-methyltransferase 6: MEVDDPNDLYFKSYEDLEIHKLMLKDEPRNTAYREAIFNNKADIEGKVVLDVGAGTGILSIFCAQAGAKKVYAVEASSTYRLALDIVRENMVENIVQVIHSRIEDVTTSQIPEKVDVIVSEWMGFYLLHEGMLDTVIIARDRFLKPDGLMFPESAGIYATPCSVPSVYKYWENVNGVHMESFSRLLREQAYKKPLTEKVHPDCLLSQGEVVSWLDLKEVTKEDLNEIKFSHVAVATKESTYEGICIWFTCTFPFQKGPSSVEPVILSTEPDEPETHWKQTLICLPNSLKVEVGSPICYDLVLKRSEENSRRYTLELSMLDPDEVEHPEFCSCYMTKCILANAMLEKYERGQGDGAE, from the exons ATTCATAAATTGATGTTAAAAGATGAACCAAGAAATACCGCTTATCGCGAGGCAATATTTAACAACAAAGCGGACATAGAGGGAAAAGTGGTTTTAGATGTTGGTGCCGGAACAGggattttgtcaattttttgtgCCCAAGCTGGTGCCAAGAAGGTATATGCAGTTGAAGCCAGTTCTACCTATAGACTGGCTCTGGACATCGTTAGAGAAAATATGGTTGAAAATATCGTACAG gttattCATAGTAGAATCGAAGATGTAACCACTTCACAAATACCAGAAAAGGTTGACGTTATAGTATCAGAATGGATGGGATTCTATTTACTCCATGAAGGAATGTTAGATACTGTTATAATAGCTCGAGACAGATTTTTAAAACCTGATGGCCTAATGTTTCCTGAGTCTGCTGGTATTTATGCTACCCCTTGCAG CGTTCCATCAGTATACAAATATTGGGAGAATGTGAATGGGGTGCATATGGAATCGTTTTCAAGGCTACTAAGGGAACAAGCATACAAAAAACCCCTTACCGAAAAAGTTCATCCTGATTGTTTGCTATCTCAGGGAGAG GTAGTGTCCTGGCTCGACCTCAAAGAAGTCACCAAAGAAGATTTAAACGAAATCAAATTTAGTCACGTTGCCGTTGCAACTAAAGAAAGTACTTATGAAGGGATATGCATATGGTTTACGTGTACTTTTCCGTTTCAAAAAGGGCCAAGCAGTGTGGAGCCGGTGATACTTTCCACCGAACCCGACGAGCCCGAGACCCATTGGAAACAAACTTTGATTTGTTTGCCAAATTCCTTAAAAGTTGAAGTAGGCAGTCCGATTTGTTATGATTTGGTGCTGAAAAGATCTGAGGAGAACTCTAGAAG GTATACACTGGAATTATCAATGTTAGATCCCGATGAAGTCGAGCATCCGGAGTTTTGTTCCTGTTATATGACCAAATGTATATTAGCAAACGCCATGTTGGAAAAGTATGAAAGAGGTCAAGGGGACGGCGcggaataa